A window of the Acidimicrobiales bacterium genome harbors these coding sequences:
- a CDS encoding succinate dehydrogenase/fumarate reductase iron-sulfur subunit → MTEAMHLTLRVWRQAGPAEPGKMETYEVNDINPEMSFLEMIDVLNDRLVLEGVEPIAFEHDCREGICGSCAMMINGQAHGPQKGTATCQLHMRTFRAGDVIDVEPWRATAFPVVRDLVVNRDALDDIVAAGGYITVPTGSAPDANLIPVPKVASDAAMDAAACIQCGACVAACPNSAAHLFTAAKVAHLNLLPQGQPERWTRVEHMVDRMEQYFGSCTMHGECYEACPKEISLDFIAMMNRDYLRAKVKNRRLAGQR, encoded by the coding sequence GTGACCGAGGCGATGCACCTGACCCTGCGCGTCTGGCGCCAGGCAGGCCCGGCCGAGCCGGGGAAGATGGAGACCTACGAGGTCAACGACATCAACCCCGAGATGTCGTTCCTCGAGATGATCGACGTCCTCAACGACCGCCTCGTCCTCGAGGGCGTGGAGCCCATCGCCTTCGAGCACGACTGCCGCGAGGGCATCTGCGGCTCCTGCGCCATGATGATCAACGGCCAGGCCCACGGCCCCCAGAAGGGCACCGCCACCTGCCAGCTGCACATGCGCACGTTCCGCGCCGGCGACGTCATCGACGTCGAGCCGTGGCGGGCCACCGCCTTCCCGGTGGTGCGCGACCTCGTGGTCAACCGCGACGCCCTCGACGACATCGTCGCCGCCGGCGGCTACATCACCGTCCCCACCGGCTCGGCGCCCGACGCCAACCTCATCCCGGTGCCCAAGGTCGCCTCCGACGCCGCCATGGACGCCGCAGCGTGCATCCAGTGCGGCGCCTGCGTCGCGGCCTGCCCCAACAGCGCCGCCCACCTCTTCACCGCCGCCAAGGTCGCCCACCTGAACCTGCTGCCCCAGGGGCAGCCCGAGCGCTGGACGCGGGTGGAGCACATGGTCGACCGCATGGAGCAGTACTTCGGCTCGTGCACCATGCACGGCGAGTGCTACGAGGCGTGCCCCAAGGAGATCAGCCTCGACTTCATCGCCATGATGAACAGGGACTACCTCCGGGCCAAGGTGAAGAACCGCCGCCTCGCCGGCCAGCGCTAG